The Vidua macroura isolate BioBank_ID:100142 chromosome 11, ASM2450914v1, whole genome shotgun sequence genome includes a region encoding these proteins:
- the TPPP3 gene encoding tubulin polymerization-promoting protein family member 3 isoform X2, with amino-acid sequence MAGNAEMASLEESFRKFAIYGDTKATGQEMNGKNWAKLCKDCKVTDGKSVTSTDVDIVFSKVKGKTARVINYEEFKKALEELAPKRFKDKSKEEAYEAICQLVAGKEPINVGVTKAKTVGAVERLTDTSKYTGSHKERFDESGKGKGKSGRENIVDTSGYVSAYKNAGTYDAKVKK; translated from the exons atGGCCGGGAATGCTGAGATGGCATCCCTGGAAGAGAGCTTCCGCAAATTCGCCATCTACGGCGACACCAAGGCGACGGGGCAGGAGATGAACGGGAAGAACTGGGCCAAGCTGTGCAAAGACTGCAAAGTCACCGACGGCAAAAGCGTCACCAGCACCGACGTGGACATTGTCTTCTCCAAGGTGAA AGGGAAGACAGCTCGTGTCATCAACTACGAGGAGTTCAAGAAGGCGCTGGAGGAGCTGGCCCCCAAGAGGTTTAAGGACAAGAGCAAAGAGGAGGCGTACGAAGCCATCTGCCAGCTggtggcagggaaggagcccaTTAACGTGGGTGTCACG AAAGCCAAGACAGTAGGAGCTGTGGAGAGGCTGACGGACACCTCCAAGTACACGGGCTCCCACAAGGAGCGCTTTGACGAGAGCGGCAAGGGCAAGGGCAAGAGCGGGCGGGAGAACATCGTGGACACCAGCGGCTACGTCAGTGCCTACAAGAACGCGGGCACCTACGACGCCAAAGTCAAAAAGTAG
- the TPPP3 gene encoding tubulin polymerization-promoting protein family member 3 isoform X1, protein MLGVLGAWCCQHPDPAAEPPPLPAFLLLLLLLLLPSRAFKQPAELCRAASRSLGGAGPICPLSCSPMAGNAEMASLEESFRKFAIYGDTKATGQEMNGKNWAKLCKDCKVTDGKSVTSTDVDIVFSKVKGKTARVINYEEFKKALEELAPKRFKDKSKEEAYEAICQLVAGKEPINVGVTKAKTVGAVERLTDTSKYTGSHKERFDESGKGKGKSGRENIVDTSGYVSAYKNAGTYDAKVKK, encoded by the exons ATGCTGGGGGTACTCGGCGCGTG GTGCTGCCAACACCCCGatcctgctgcagagcctccACCCTTGccagccttcctcctcctcctcctcctcctcctgttgcCCTCGAGGGCCTTCAAGcagccagctgagctctgccgTGCAGCCAGCAGGAGCCTGGGTGGTGCTGGGCCCATCTGCcccctgtcctgcagccccatGGCCGGGAATGCTGAGATGGCATCCCTGGAAGAGAGCTTCCGCAAATTCGCCATCTACGGCGACACCAAGGCGACGGGGCAGGAGATGAACGGGAAGAACTGGGCCAAGCTGTGCAAAGACTGCAAAGTCACCGACGGCAAAAGCGTCACCAGCACCGACGTGGACATTGTCTTCTCCAAGGTGAA AGGGAAGACAGCTCGTGTCATCAACTACGAGGAGTTCAAGAAGGCGCTGGAGGAGCTGGCCCCCAAGAGGTTTAAGGACAAGAGCAAAGAGGAGGCGTACGAAGCCATCTGCCAGCTggtggcagggaaggagcccaTTAACGTGGGTGTCACG AAAGCCAAGACAGTAGGAGCTGTGGAGAGGCTGACGGACACCTCCAAGTACACGGGCTCCCACAAGGAGCGCTTTGACGAGAGCGGCAAGGGCAAGGGCAAGAGCGGGCGGGAGAACATCGTGGACACCAGCGGCTACGTCAGTGCCTACAAGAACGCGGGCACCTACGACGCCAAAGTCAAAAAGTAG
- the LOC128812725 gene encoding synapsin-1-like isoform X2: MATGGAGPPPPAARRERPRGGETEPGQRTRTTSGTLHHPMKPLCFPTRPYRHLTGLSYTPQGLSIALQSPRAVPQGLFSTPRGPTINPQGHSTTPSAQAPPGTPAVLYPTAPAPAPHGHHGSHRRTWGVTPRTKASAQAEEAMPTPLVCQGLWVWGPPEVTTSQLWEFGITNFTFHFREFRHGQRAWELHGGGGTRRTLLITHSSCSSYNMRAGSKVQKVKADSAWL, encoded by the exons ATGGCGACGGGAGGGgccgggccgcccccgcccgcggcACGGCGGGAGCGCCCTCGCGGCGGGGAGACGGAGCCCGGGCAGCGGACCCGGACCACCTCTGGGACTCTCCACCACCCCATGAAGCCTCTCTGCTTCCCCACGAGACCCTACCGGCACCTGACCGGTCTTTCCTACACCCCACAAGGTCTCTCCATCGCCCTACAAAGccccagagctgtcccacaAGGTCTGTTTAGCACCCCCCGAGGCCCCACCATAAACCCACAAGGTCACTCCACCACCCCTTCAGCACAGGCTCCCCCTGGCACCCCGGCTGTGCTTTACCCtacagcccctgcccctgccccacacGGTCACCATGGCTCCCATAGAAGAACTTGGGGGGTGACACCACGGACCAAGGCCTCTGCCCAGGCTGAGGAGGCAATGCCAACCCCTCTGGTGTGTCAGGGACTGTG GGTCTGGGGGCCTCCAGAGGTAACCACCAGCCAGCTCTGGGAGTTTGGGATCACTAACTTTACCTTTCACTTCAGAG AGTTCAGACATGGCCAGAGAGCCTGGGAGCTACATGGAGGAGGTGGCACCAGGAGGACTCTCCTGATCACACATTCTTCCTGCTCCTCATACAATATGAGAGCAGGTTCCAAAGTGCAGAAGGTCAAAGCTGACAGTGCCTGGCTGTGA
- the LOC128812725 gene encoding synapsin-1-like isoform X1 — MATGGAGPPPPAARRERPRGGETEPGQRTRTTSGTLHHPMKPLCFPTRPYRHLTGLSYTPQGLSIALQSPRAVPQGLFSTPRGPTINPQGHSTTPSAQAPPGTPAVLYPTAPAPAPHGHHGSHRRTWGVTPRTKASAQAEEAMPTPLVCQGLWVWGPPEVTTSQLWEFGITNFTFHFRGECQGSGLALTQGECLGQRPQVYHSPWPLCIGPAGQTHEGPHFIMLPNQPCGPSIGGSTGAALSQPSQRRGGKDNLEGTVQSGKGKCGGSPDARVQADLTKCFPSLWFVLVEFRHGQRAWELHGGGGTRRTLLITHSSCSSYNMRAGSKVQKVKADSAWL, encoded by the exons ATGGCGACGGGAGGGgccgggccgcccccgcccgcggcACGGCGGGAGCGCCCTCGCGGCGGGGAGACGGAGCCCGGGCAGCGGACCCGGACCACCTCTGGGACTCTCCACCACCCCATGAAGCCTCTCTGCTTCCCCACGAGACCCTACCGGCACCTGACCGGTCTTTCCTACACCCCACAAGGTCTCTCCATCGCCCTACAAAGccccagagctgtcccacaAGGTCTGTTTAGCACCCCCCGAGGCCCCACCATAAACCCACAAGGTCACTCCACCACCCCTTCAGCACAGGCTCCCCCTGGCACCCCGGCTGTGCTTTACCCtacagcccctgcccctgccccacacGGTCACCATGGCTCCCATAGAAGAACTTGGGGGGTGACACCACGGACCAAGGCCTCTGCCCAGGCTGAGGAGGCAATGCCAACCCCTCTGGTGTGTCAGGGACTGTG GGTCTGGGGGCCTCCAGAGGTAACCACCAGCCAGCTCTGGGAGTTTGGGATCACTAACTTTACCTTTCACTTCAGAGGTGAGTGCCAGGGTTCTGGCCTGGCACTCACCCAGGGTGagtgcctggggcagaggcCCCAGGTGTATCACAGCCCCTGGCCACTTTGCATAGGCCCAGCTGGTCAGACACATGAAGGACCCCACTTTATTATGCTCCCCAACCAACCCTGTGGCCCCTCCATCGGGGGCTCCACAGGAGCTGCCCTTTCACAGCCCAGCCAGAGGCGGGGTGGCAAGGACAACCTGGAGGGGACAGTCCAGAGTGGGAAGGGCAAGTGTGGAGGCTCACCTGATGCCAGAGTTCAGGCAGATCTCACCAAgtgttttccctctctctggTTTGTCCTGGTAGAGTTCAGACATGGCCAGAGAGCCTGGGAGCTACATGGAGGAGGTGGCACCAGGAGGACTCTCCTGATCACACATTCTTCCTGCTCCTCATACAATATGAGAGCAGGTTCCAAAGTGCAGAAGGTCAAAGCTGACAGTGCCTGGCTGTGA